A window of the Zerene cesonia ecotype Mississippi chromosome 12, Zerene_cesonia_1.1, whole genome shotgun sequence genome harbors these coding sequences:
- the LOC119830632 gene encoding 4-hydroxyphenylpyruvate dioxygenase-like produces MTSYTDKGRKPENGKFIAFHHITYWVSNAKQAASYYVTRFGFEPLGYQGLETGSRKITSHAVKLNKIVFVFQAQYEPEETEFVNEVAYHGDFVKDVAFEVENLDYIVEYARRQGAVIVRDLWEETDEYGVVRMATLKTYGDNTHTLIDRSKYKGPFLPGYQALNKDPIQKFLPKIEINFIDHVVGNQPDNGMEPAASWYERCLQFHRFWSVDDKQICTEYSALRSIVMANWEETVKMPINEPAVGKKKSQIQEYVEYHGGAGVQHIAINTEDIITVIDNLRARGVEFLSIPAVYYKIIRERLQNSKVKVAESIDELERLNILIDYDDNGYLLQIFTKNTQDRPTLFLEVIQRRNHNGFGASNFKTLFESIEYEQERRGNL; encoded by the exons atg ACATCTTACACAGACAAGGGTAGAAAACCGGAAAATGGGAAATTCATTGCATTTCACCATATCACCTATTGGGTGTCCAACGCCAAACAg GCAGCAAGTTACTACGTTACCCGCTTTGGCTTTGAACCCTTAGGGTACCAAGGTCTTGAAACTGGTTCGCGAAAAATCACTTCACACGCAGTGAAACTAAACAag ATCGTATTTGTATTCCAAGCGCAATATGAACCCGAAGAAACAGAGTTCGTAAATGAAGTTGCCTATCATGGAGACTTTGTTAAAGACGTCGCTTTCGAGGTGGAAAACCTTGATTATATTGTGGAATACGCGCGCCGGCAAGGTGCTGTTATCGTGAGAGATTTGTGGGAAGAAACAGACGAGTATGGAGTCGTCAGAATGGCTACATTGAAAACG tACGGTGACAATACTCATACCTTAATTGATAGATCGAAGTATAAGGGACCCTTCCTGCCAGGCTACCAAGCACTTAACAAAGACccaatacaaaaattctt gcCAAAAATAGAGATTAATTTTATCGACCACGTCGTGGGCAATCAACCAGATAACGGTATGGAGCCAGCTGCATCTTGGTACGAGAGGTGCCTACAATTCCATAG ATTCTGGTCAGTAGACGATAAGCAGATCTGCACAGAATACTCCGCTCTTCGTTCTATCGTCATGGCGAATTGGGAGGAGACCGTCAAGATGCCGATCAACGAGCCGGCGGTTGGTAAAAAGAAGAGTCAAATCCAAGAATATGTCGAGTATCACGGGGGCGCTGGTGTTCAACACATCGCTATCAATACTGAGGATATTATAACAGTG attGATAATCTCCGTGCTAGAGGCGTCGAATTCCTGTCAATTCCCGCTGTATACTACAAGATTATAAGAGAACGTCTACAAAACAGTAAAGTTAAAGTAGCAGAGAGTATTGATGAGCTGGAACGCTTAAACATTCTCATCGATTACGACGATAATGGATATCTGCTACAAATCTTCACGAAGAATACCCAAGACAGACCCACATTGTTTTTGGAAGTCATCCAGAGAAGAAATCACAAT GGATTCGGTGCTAGCAACTTCAAAACTCTCTTCGAATCCATAGAATATGAACAAGAACGACGTGGCAAcctataa